One genomic segment of Gemmatimonadales bacterium includes these proteins:
- the rpe gene encoding ribulose-phosphate 3-epimerase — protein sequence MNPIIAPSVLSADLARLPEQVEKALAGGAEWMHVDVMDGHFVPNLTFGAPMIRAIRRITDCPIDVHLMVERPEQYIEEYAAAGANVFTFHPEATVHVQRHLATVRAHGMAAGLALNPSTPLALIEEVVADLDLVLVMSVNPGFGGQSYIPAATDKIRRVRALLDARRSGARLEVDGGITPKTIAQAHAAGADTFVAGTAIFGAAFLGGAVNELHRLCMARA from the coding sequence GTGAACCCGATCATCGCACCCAGCGTGCTCAGCGCCGACCTCGCGCGCCTCCCGGAGCAGGTGGAGAAGGCCCTCGCGGGCGGCGCCGAATGGATGCACGTGGATGTGATGGACGGCCACTTCGTGCCGAACCTCACCTTTGGGGCGCCGATGATCCGGGCGATCCGCCGGATCACCGACTGTCCGATTGATGTCCACCTGATGGTCGAGCGGCCGGAGCAGTATATCGAGGAGTACGCCGCCGCCGGCGCGAACGTGTTCACCTTTCATCCCGAAGCGACGGTGCATGTGCAGCGACACCTGGCCACCGTGCGCGCCCACGGGATGGCGGCGGGGCTGGCGCTCAATCCCTCGACGCCGCTCGCGCTCATCGAGGAAGTCGTGGCCGACCTCGACCTGGTGCTGGTGATGTCGGTGAACCCCGGATTCGGCGGGCAGTCGTACATCCCGGCCGCCACCGACAAGATTCGTCGCGTCCGCGCACTGCTTGATGCCCGGAGGTCGGGCGCCCGCCTCGAGGTCGATGGCGGGATCACGCCCAAGACCATCGCGCAGGCGCACGCCGCCGGCGCGGACACCTTTGTGGCGGGCACCGCCATCTTCGGCGCCGCCTTTTTGGGCGGCGCCGTCAATGAACTCCATCGCCTGTGCATGGCACGGGCCTGA
- a CDS encoding TlpA disulfide reductase family protein, with translation MSKQWMVVGAIVIAMVVGAVALVKNSPDNYGVAVNKKAPDFRVLDLATNDTVSLREKYAGQVTLVNIWATWCAPCREEMPAMEAAYKDLAPRGFKVAAVSIDDGDPAGVLAFGTELGLTFDLLLDRSGEIQRIYQTTGVPESFLLDHNGVIIKRIIGTHDWSSKANRDLIERLLDQQS, from the coding sequence ATGTCCAAGCAGTGGATGGTCGTCGGCGCAATCGTCATCGCGATGGTCGTCGGGGCCGTGGCGCTCGTGAAGAACAGCCCGGACAACTACGGCGTCGCGGTCAACAAGAAGGCCCCGGACTTCCGGGTCCTGGATCTCGCGACCAACGACACCGTTTCGCTTCGCGAGAAGTACGCCGGGCAGGTCACGCTGGTGAATATCTGGGCCACGTGGTGCGCCCCATGCCGGGAAGAGATGCCCGCCATGGAGGCCGCCTACAAGGATCTTGCACCCCGCGGTTTCAAGGTGGCCGCCGTCAGCATCGACGATGGCGACCCGGCCGGCGTGCTCGCCTTCGGGACCGAACTGGGCCTGACCTTCGACCTCCTGCTCGACCGGAGCGGGGAGATCCAGCGCATCTACCAGACCACGGGCGTGCCAGAGAGTTTCCTGCTCGACCACAACGGCGTGATCATCAAGCGGATCATCGGCACGCACGACTGGAGCTCCAAGGCCAACCGGGACCTGATCGAGCGGCTGCTCGACCAGCAGAGCTGA